One part of the Streptomyces sp. NBC_00286 genome encodes these proteins:
- a CDS encoding GPR1/FUN34/YaaH family transporter: MNNDVTAGSTITTLGHLALGITLLFFGLGHTEVIDGVTAADAVGLATYVGGIALFIAGLFAFRDRDIVTGTAFTGFGALWFAWGAMAGDWGVTAGSTLSDNAAGLFFLLFALVALSLTLGAAARGPLAQGAYGLFFVALVLLAISSFADNEALGKVGGWFAVAGGAVAWYTATAFLAHWPTAVPRRAAGRRMTAPG, from the coding sequence GTGAACAACGACGTCACTGCGGGAAGCACCATCACCACCCTCGGTCATCTCGCCCTCGGTATCACCCTGCTGTTCTTCGGCCTCGGTCACACCGAAGTGATCGACGGCGTGACGGCGGCGGACGCCGTGGGCCTCGCCACGTACGTAGGCGGTATCGCGCTCTTCATCGCGGGTCTGTTCGCGTTCCGCGACCGTGACATCGTCACCGGCACGGCCTTCACGGGGTTCGGCGCCCTGTGGTTCGCCTGGGGTGCGATGGCGGGCGACTGGGGAGTCACCGCCGGCAGCACGCTGTCGGACAACGCCGCAGGGCTCTTCTTCCTGCTGTTCGCACTCGTCGCGCTGAGCCTGACCCTCGGGGCTGCGGCCCGCGGACCGCTCGCACAGGGCGCCTACGGGCTGTTCTTCGTCGCGCTGGTGCTTCTCGCCATCTCGAGCTTCGCGGACAACGAGGCGCTCGGAAAGGTCGGCGGCTGGTTCGCCGTGGCAGGCGGCGCCGTGGCCTGGTACACCGCGACGGCGTTCCTGGCCCACTGGCCCACCGCGGTCCCACGACGCGCTGCCGGCCGGAGGATGACGGCTCCCGGCTGA
- a CDS encoding GNAT family N-acetyltransferase — MSTQILGALSLRPLDPLTDAELLHSWVTHPKAAHWMMLDARLEDVEREYMRIAAHEHHDAFIGMHDGEPAFLMERYDPRYVELVGLYEPEPGDVGMHFLVAPTDTPVHGFTRAVITAVMESLFADPRTRRVVVEPDVTNTAVHALNETVGFVPVREIQKPEKRALLSFCTREQFLASRGVAI, encoded by the coding sequence ATGAGCACCCAGATTCTCGGGGCGCTCTCACTGCGCCCCCTCGACCCGCTCACCGACGCCGAGCTGCTGCACTCCTGGGTGACCCATCCCAAGGCGGCGCACTGGATGATGCTGGATGCGCGGCTCGAGGACGTGGAGCGCGAGTACATGCGGATCGCCGCCCATGAGCACCACGACGCGTTCATCGGGATGCACGACGGTGAGCCGGCGTTCCTGATGGAGCGCTACGACCCGCGGTACGTCGAACTCGTCGGCCTGTACGAGCCCGAGCCCGGCGACGTCGGCATGCACTTCCTGGTGGCGCCGACGGACACGCCCGTGCACGGCTTCACCCGGGCTGTGATCACCGCGGTGATGGAGTCCCTGTTCGCCGACCCGCGCACCCGGCGGGTCGTCGTCGAACCGGACGTGACCAACACGGCGGTGCACGCACTGAACGAGACCGTCGGCTTTGTGCCCGTACGCGAGATCCAGAAGCCGGAGAAGCGTGCGCTGCTGTCCTTCTGCACGCGCGAACAGTTCTTGGCTTCGCGAGGAGTGGCGATATGA
- the glmS gene encoding glutamine--fructose-6-phosphate transaminase (isomerizing) yields the protein MCGIVGYIGKRDVAPLLLEGLQRLEYRGYDSAGIVVTSPKTSGLKMVKAKGRVRDLEAKVPARFKGTTGIAHTRWATHGAPSDVNAHPHLDAEGKVAVVHNGIIDNASDLRRKLEADGVEFLSETDTEVLTHLIARSQAVKLEDKVRDTLRVIEGTYGIAVMHADFPDRIVVARNGSPVVLGIGEKEMFVASDIAALVAHTRQIVTLDDGEMATLKADDFRTYTTEGTRTTAEPTTVEWEAASYDMGGHDTYMHKEVFEQADAVDRCLRGRIDDRFSTVHLGGLNLDAREARKIRRVKILGCGTSYHAGMIGAQMIEELARIPADAEPASEFRYRNAVVDPDTLYVAVSQSGETYDVLAAVQELKRKGARVLGVVNVVGSAIAREADGGIYVHAGPEVCVVSTKCFTNTTVAFALLALHLGRTRDLSVRDGKRIIDGLRRLPAQISEILAQEGEIEKLAAEYAEARSMLFIGRVRGYPVAREASLKLKEVSYIHAEAYPASELKHGPLALIEPALPTVAIVPDDDLLEKNRAALEEIKARSGKILAVAHQEQEKADRTIVVPKNEDELDPILMGIPLQLLAYHTALALGRDIDKPRNLAKSVTVE from the coding sequence ATGTGTGGAATCGTCGGATACATCGGCAAGCGTGACGTGGCGCCGCTGCTCCTGGAGGGCCTGCAGCGCCTGGAGTACCGCGGCTACGACTCCGCCGGCATCGTGGTGACCAGCCCGAAGACGTCCGGCCTGAAGATGGTCAAGGCCAAGGGCCGGGTTCGCGACCTGGAGGCCAAGGTGCCGGCCCGCTTCAAGGGCACCACCGGCATCGCCCACACCCGCTGGGCCACGCACGGCGCCCCGTCGGACGTCAACGCGCACCCGCATCTGGACGCCGAGGGCAAGGTCGCCGTCGTCCACAACGGCATCATCGACAACGCCTCCGACCTGCGCAGGAAACTGGAGGCCGACGGAGTCGAGTTCCTCTCCGAGACCGACACCGAGGTCCTCACCCACCTCATCGCCCGCTCGCAGGCCGTGAAGCTGGAGGACAAGGTCCGCGACACACTGCGCGTCATCGAGGGCACGTACGGCATCGCCGTGATGCACGCCGACTTCCCCGACCGCATCGTGGTGGCGCGCAACGGCTCCCCGGTCGTCCTCGGCATCGGCGAGAAGGAGATGTTCGTCGCCTCGGACATCGCCGCCCTGGTCGCCCACACCCGCCAGATCGTCACACTCGACGACGGCGAGATGGCCACGCTGAAGGCCGACGACTTCCGTACGTACACCACCGAGGGCACCCGTACGACGGCCGAGCCGACCACCGTGGAGTGGGAGGCGGCCTCGTACGACATGGGCGGCCACGACACGTACATGCACAAGGAGGTCTTCGAGCAGGCCGACGCCGTGGACCGGTGCCTGCGCGGCCGCATCGACGACCGGTTCTCCACCGTGCACCTGGGCGGCCTGAACCTGGACGCCCGCGAGGCGCGCAAGATCCGCCGCGTGAAGATCCTCGGCTGCGGCACCTCGTACCACGCGGGCATGATCGGCGCCCAGATGATCGAGGAGCTGGCCCGTATCCCCGCGGACGCCGAGCCGGCCTCCGAGTTCCGCTACCGCAACGCGGTCGTCGACCCGGACACGCTGTACGTCGCGGTCTCGCAGTCCGGTGAGACGTACGACGTACTGGCCGCCGTGCAGGAGCTGAAGCGCAAGGGCGCCCGCGTCCTGGGTGTGGTGAACGTGGTGGGCAGCGCCATCGCCCGCGAGGCGGACGGCGGCATCTACGTCCACGCGGGCCCCGAGGTCTGCGTCGTCTCCACCAAGTGCTTCACCAACACCACGGTCGCCTTCGCGCTGCTCGCCCTGCACCTGGGCCGCACCCGTGACCTGTCGGTCCGCGACGGCAAGCGGATCATCGACGGCCTGCGCAGGCTGCCCGCGCAGATCTCGGAGATCCTCGCGCAGGAGGGCGAGATCGAGAAGCTGGCGGCGGAGTACGCCGAGGCCCGCTCGATGCTCTTCATCGGTCGTGTACGGGGCTACCCGGTGGCCCGCGAGGCCTCGCTGAAGCTCAAGGAGGTCTCGTACATCCACGCCGAGGCCTACCCCGCCTCCGAGCTCAAGCACGGCCCGCTCGCCCTGATCGAGCCCGCGCTGCCGACGGTCGCGATCGTGCCCGACGACGACCTGCTGGAGAAGAACCGCGCCGCCCTGGAGGAGATCAAGGCCCGCAGCGGCAAGATCCTCGCGGTGGCCCACCAGGAGCAGGAGAAGGCCGACAGGACGATCGTCGTCCCGAAGAACGAGGACGAATTGGACCCGATCCTGATGGGCATCCCCCTCCAACTCCTCGCCTACCACACGGCGTTGGCCCTGGGCCGGGACATCGACAAGCCCAGGAACCTCGCAAAGTCCGTAACGGTGGAATAA
- a CDS encoding universal stress protein, translating into MAGQEFFDPADRKRPVVDPTASEPFAAEETRQSCDPAFKHGVVVGFDGSTSSERALSYAIGMAHRSGSGLIIVHVANRLPTTVWAGCEPPVFVDVPDHRTEVLGLELACADYLAEVPWILVERGGDICHELEEVGREYEADAIVVGSTHGIVGRIFGSVAGRLAKRAQRPVVVIP; encoded by the coding sequence ATGGCCGGTCAAGAATTCTTCGATCCCGCGGACCGCAAGCGCCCCGTCGTCGATCCCACGGCGTCCGAGCCCTTCGCGGCGGAAGAGACACGTCAGTCCTGTGACCCCGCGTTCAAGCATGGCGTCGTCGTCGGCTTCGACGGCTCCACGTCCAGCGAGCGCGCCCTTTCCTATGCGATCGGGATGGCGCACCGCTCGGGCTCCGGCCTGATCATCGTGCACGTGGCCAACCGGCTGCCGACCACGGTGTGGGCGGGCTGCGAACCCCCGGTCTTCGTCGACGTCCCGGACCACCGCACCGAGGTGCTCGGGCTCGAACTCGCCTGCGCGGACTACCTGGCCGAGGTGCCCTGGATCCTCGTAGAGCGCGGCGGCGACATCTGCCACGAGCTCGAGGAGGTCGGGCGGGAGTACGAGGCGGACGCGATCGTCGTCGGCTCCACGCACGGCATCGTCGGGCGGATCTTCGGCTCGGTCGCGGGTCGGCTCGCGAAGCGGGCGCAGCGGCCTGTCGTCGTCATCCCGTAA
- a CDS encoding LacI family DNA-binding transcriptional regulator, protein MVVHGARGRSGRRPTLEEVAARAGVGRGTVSRVINGSPRVSEATRAAVEAAVAELGYVPNTAARALAANRTDAIALVVPEPETRFFAEPYFSDMLKGVGAALSDTEMQLLLIFAGSDRERRRLAQYLAAHRVDGVLLVSVHADDPLPDLLSQLEIPAVISGRRSADETLPSVDSDNYGGGRAAAEHLLARGCRTITHIAGRLDVFGAQRRVDGYRDALRDAGREVDEELIITGDFTEEGGRRAMTELLARRPDLDAVFAGSDVMAAGARRVLREAGRRTPDDVALVGYDDSAIARHMDPPLTSVRQPIEDMGRAMLDLLLDEIADRRPAVSRGLEKRQLVLPAMLVERDSS, encoded by the coding sequence ATGGTAGTCCACGGAGCGCGGGGCCGCAGCGGCAGGCGGCCGACCCTCGAGGAGGTCGCCGCGCGCGCCGGAGTGGGCCGTGGCACGGTCTCCCGCGTGATCAACGGCTCCCCGCGGGTCAGCGAGGCCACCCGCGCGGCCGTCGAGGCGGCGGTCGCGGAACTCGGTTACGTCCCGAACACGGCGGCCCGCGCTCTCGCCGCGAACCGTACCGACGCGATAGCCCTGGTCGTCCCCGAGCCGGAGACCCGCTTCTTCGCGGAGCCATACTTCTCGGACATGCTCAAAGGCGTGGGCGCGGCCCTCTCGGACACCGAGATGCAGCTCCTGCTGATCTTCGCGGGCAGTGACCGGGAGCGGCGCAGGCTGGCCCAGTATCTGGCGGCGCACCGGGTGGACGGCGTGCTGCTGGTCTCGGTCCACGCGGACGACCCGCTGCCGGATCTGCTGTCCCAGCTGGAGATTCCGGCGGTGATCAGCGGTCGCAGGTCCGCGGACGAGACGCTGCCCTCCGTCGACTCGGACAACTACGGCGGCGGCCGGGCCGCGGCGGAGCACCTGCTCGCCCGGGGCTGCCGCACCATCACCCATATCGCCGGCCGCCTCGACGTCTTCGGCGCCCAGCGCCGCGTCGACGGCTACCGCGACGCGCTGCGCGACGCGGGCCGAGAGGTCGACGAGGAACTGATCATCACGGGTGACTTCACGGAGGAGGGCGGCCGCCGCGCGATGACGGAACTGCTGGCCCGCCGCCCCGACCTGGACGCCGTCTTCGCCGGCTCCGACGTGATGGCGGCCGGCGCCCGCCGGGTGCTGCGCGAGGCGGGCCGCCGCACACCCGACGACGTGGCCCTCGTCGGCTACGACGACTCCGCCATCGCCCGCCACATGGACCCGCCGCTGACCAGCGTCCGCCAGCCGATCGAGGACATGGGCCGCGCGATGCTCGACCTCCTGCTGGACGAGATCGCGGACCGTCGGCCTGCGGTCTCGCGAGGCCTGGAGAAGCGGCAGTTGGTGCTTCCGGCGATGTTGGTGGAGCGCGACTCGTCGTGA
- the orn gene encoding oligoribonuclease: protein MNDRMVWIDCEMTGLSLSDDALIEVAALVTDSELNVLGEGVDIVIRPPDTALETMPEVVRTMHTASGLLSELAAGTTLADAEEQVMAYVREHVKEPGKAPLCGNSVGTDRGFLLRDMPALEQYLHYRIVDVSSVKELARRWYPRAYFNSPEKNGNHRALADIRESIAELRYYREAIFVPPPGPDSDTARAIAAKHVLPGE, encoded by the coding sequence ATGAACGATCGCATGGTGTGGATCGACTGCGAGATGACCGGTCTCTCGTTGTCCGACGACGCGCTCATCGAGGTGGCCGCACTGGTCACCGACTCTGAGCTGAACGTGCTTGGCGAAGGGGTGGACATCGTCATCCGCCCGCCCGACACGGCGCTGGAGACCATGCCGGAGGTGGTGCGCACCATGCACACCGCCTCCGGTCTCCTCTCCGAGCTGGCCGCCGGTACGACGCTGGCGGACGCCGAGGAGCAGGTCATGGCGTACGTACGGGAGCACGTCAAGGAGCCGGGCAAGGCCCCGCTGTGCGGCAACTCGGTGGGCACGGACCGCGGTTTCCTGCTGCGGGACATGCCGGCCCTGGAGCAGTACCTCCACTACCGGATCGTCGACGTGTCCTCCGTCAAGGAGCTGGCCCGCCGCTGGTACCCCCGGGCGTACTTCAACAGCCCGGAGAAGAACGGCAACCACCGCGCCCTCGCGGACATCCGCGAATCCATCGCCGAACTCCGCTACTACCGCGAGGCGATCTTCGTCCCGCCGCCCGGCCCGGACTCGGACACGGCCCGCGCGATCGCCGCGAAGCACGTCCTACCTGGGGAGTAG
- a CDS encoding helix-turn-helix domain-containing protein, translating into MSHDSAAAPEAAARKLSGRRRKEIVAVLLFSGGPIFESSIPLSVFGIDRQDAGVPRYRLLVCAGEEGPLRTTGGLELTAPQGLEAISRAGTVVVPAWRSITSPPPEEALDALRRAHEEGARIVGLCTGAFVLAAAGLLDGRPATTHWMYAPTLAKRYPSVHVDPRELFVDDGDVLTSAGTAAGIDLCLHIVRTDHGNEAAGALARRLVVPPRRSGGQERYLDRSLPEEIGADPLAEVVAWALEHLHEQFDVETLAARAYMSRRTFDRRFRSLTGSAPLQWLITQRVLQAQRLLETSDYSVDEVAGRCGFRSPVALRGHFRRQLGSSPAAYRAAYRARRPQSDKPSDAEGPPPPPAAPQESASVPQQTRRTAAAHAVGPTASVSTEPGKSGTEMYANGRPSLPGQRSAP; encoded by the coding sequence ATGAGCCACGACTCCGCTGCCGCGCCGGAAGCCGCGGCCCGGAAACTTTCCGGGCGACGCCGCAAGGAGATCGTCGCGGTGCTGCTGTTCAGCGGCGGCCCCATCTTCGAGAGTTCCATTCCACTGTCGGTGTTCGGGATCGACCGCCAGGACGCCGGCGTGCCGCGCTACAGGCTGCTTGTCTGCGCGGGGGAAGAGGGGCCCCTGCGGACCACAGGGGGACTTGAACTCACCGCGCCCCAGGGGCTGGAGGCGATATCCAGGGCGGGCACCGTCGTCGTGCCCGCCTGGCGGTCGATCACCTCGCCGCCGCCGGAGGAGGCGCTCGACGCACTGCGCCGGGCGCACGAGGAGGGCGCCCGCATAGTCGGGCTGTGCACCGGCGCCTTCGTACTCGCGGCGGCAGGGCTGCTGGACGGCCGCCCGGCGACCACCCACTGGATGTACGCGCCGACGCTGGCCAAGCGCTATCCGTCCGTCCACGTCGATCCCCGCGAACTGTTCGTGGACGACGGCGACGTGCTCACATCGGCGGGTACGGCCGCGGGTATCGACCTCTGTCTGCACATCGTGCGGACGGACCACGGAAACGAAGCAGCCGGAGCGCTGGCCCGCCGTCTGGTGGTCCCGCCCCGGCGCAGCGGCGGCCAGGAGCGCTACCTCGATCGGTCTTTACCAGAGGAGATCGGCGCCGACCCGCTCGCGGAGGTCGTCGCCTGGGCGCTGGAGCATCTCCACGAGCAGTTCGACGTGGAGACGCTGGCGGCACGCGCGTACATGAGCCGTCGTACGTTCGACCGCCGGTTCCGCTCGCTCACCGGGAGCGCTCCCCTGCAGTGGCTGATCACGCAGCGGGTGCTCCAGGCGCAGCGGCTCCTTGAGACGTCCGACTACTCGGTGGACGAGGTGGCGGGCCGCTGCGGCTTCCGCTCCCCGGTGGCCCTGCGCGGCCACTTCCGCCGGCAGCTCGGCTCGTCCCCGGCCGCGTACCGGGCCGCCTACCGGGCCCGGCGCCCGCAGTCCGACAAGCCCTCGGACGCGGAGGGACCGCCACCGCCACCGGCTGCCCCGCAGGAGTCCGCCTCGGTTCCCCAGCAGACCCGCCGCACGGCCGCCGCCCACGCGGTGGGCCCGACGGCGTCCGTCTCCACGGAGCCGGGCAAGAGCGGCACCGAGATGTACGCCAACGGCCGGCCGAGCCTGCCGGGGCAGCGGAGCGCGCCGTAG
- a CDS encoding DUF4429 domain-containing protein: MAEIIQKDGTWTFDGDALHLTPGRDKSVSLLRKTLGELTVPLGALAGISFEQGKKSGRLKLRLREGADPLLQATGGKLAEPNDPYQLAVDSDRYGVAEYFVEEIRNALLLDEVPTTAVDRYLAPGPSVPLSVSAGDGTASFDGERVRLDWNWKTEEAKAAAGARTIYFADIESVEWHPAVGLENGYLRFTVRNAPTKAPPKYDPNSIELWGFKKDPLMALVAAAVQARLPHPSASSIEDRVPISPNSPAQDAEPPAEPDHDALLRRLRELGELHKSGILTEEEFTLAKQAILKRL; the protein is encoded by the coding sequence ATGGCGGAAATCATCCAGAAGGACGGGACTTGGACCTTCGACGGCGATGCCCTGCACCTCACCCCGGGGCGCGACAAGAGCGTGAGCCTGCTGCGGAAGACACTGGGTGAACTGACCGTCCCGCTGGGCGCGTTGGCGGGTATCTCCTTCGAACAGGGCAAGAAGTCCGGGCGGTTGAAGCTCCGGCTGCGGGAGGGCGCGGACCCGTTGCTGCAGGCCACCGGAGGCAAGCTCGCCGAGCCGAACGACCCGTATCAGCTCGCCGTCGACTCCGACCGCTACGGCGTCGCCGAGTACTTCGTGGAGGAGATCCGCAACGCGCTGCTGCTGGACGAGGTCCCGACCACCGCCGTCGACCGCTATCTGGCGCCGGGCCCGTCCGTGCCGCTGTCGGTGTCCGCCGGGGACGGCACCGCGAGCTTCGACGGGGAGCGCGTACGGCTGGACTGGAACTGGAAGACGGAGGAGGCCAAGGCGGCGGCCGGTGCGCGCACGATCTACTTCGCGGACATCGAGTCGGTGGAGTGGCACCCGGCGGTGGGCCTGGAGAACGGCTATCTCCGCTTCACCGTCCGCAACGCCCCGACCAAGGCACCGCCGAAGTACGACCCCAACTCCATTGAACTGTGGGGCTTCAAGAAGGACCCGCTGATGGCGCTGGTCGCGGCGGCGGTACAGGCCCGCCTTCCGCACCCGTCGGCGTCTTCCATCGAGGACCGGGTGCCCATATCACCCAACTCCCCCGCCCAGGACGCCGAACCACCCGCCGAGCCCGACCACGACGCCCTCCTGCGCCGCCTTCGCGAGCTGGGCGAACTGCATAAGTCGGGCATCCTCACGGAGGAGGAGTTCACCCTGGCCAAGCAGGCCATCCTGAAGCGCCTTTGA
- a CDS encoding IucA/IucC family protein, whose amino-acid sequence MTLTTDTTTATATGPHLSDAVAHLSPERWARANRLLIRKALAEFAHERLFTPEAADDGSYVVRSDDGLTRYQFTATRHALDHWQVDAESITRHREGQELPLNALEFFIELKKSLGLSDAVLPVYLEEISSTLSGTCYKLTKPQLTSAELASSGFQEIETGMTEGHPCFVANNGRLGFGVHEYLSYAPETASPVRLIWLAAHRSRAAFTAGVGLDYESLLRSELGDETLKRFSVTLTEKGLDPDDYLLIPVHPWQWWNKLSVTFAAEVAQQHLVCLGEGDDEYLAQQSIRTFFNKSAPEKHYVKTALSVINMGFMRGLSAAYMEATPAINDWLAQLVQNDPVLKSTGLSVIRERAAVGYRHLEYEAATDRYSPYRKMLAALWRESPVPSLREGERLATMASLVHVDHEGASFAAALIERSGLAPAEWLRRYLHAYLTPLLHSFYAYDLVFMPHGENVILVLEDGVVQRVIYKDIAEEIAVMDPDAVLPPVVERIRVEVPEDKKLLSILTDVFDCFFRFLAANLADEGVIEEADFWRTVADCVRAYQAAALELADKFRQYDMFAPEFALSCLNRLQLRNNEQMVDLADPAGALQLVGNLKNPIAGL is encoded by the coding sequence ATGACCCTGACCACCGACACCACGACCGCAACCGCAACCGGACCGCATCTGTCCGACGCCGTCGCACACCTCTCCCCCGAACGCTGGGCGCGCGCCAACCGCCTCCTCATCCGCAAGGCCCTCGCCGAGTTCGCCCACGAGCGGCTCTTCACGCCGGAGGCCGCCGACGACGGCTCGTATGTCGTACGGAGCGACGACGGCCTCACCCGTTACCAGTTCACCGCCACCCGTCACGCCCTCGACCACTGGCAGGTCGACGCCGAGTCGATCACCCGGCACCGCGAGGGGCAGGAACTCCCGCTGAACGCCCTGGAGTTCTTCATCGAGCTGAAGAAGTCTCTCGGCCTGAGCGACGCGGTGTTGCCGGTCTACCTGGAGGAGATCTCCTCCACCCTCTCCGGCACCTGCTACAAGCTCACCAAGCCCCAGCTCACCTCCGCCGAGCTTGCCAGCAGCGGTTTCCAGGAGATCGAGACGGGGATGACCGAGGGCCACCCCTGCTTCGTCGCCAACAACGGGCGGCTGGGCTTCGGGGTCCACGAGTACCTCTCGTACGCCCCTGAGACCGCGAGCCCTGTACGGCTGATCTGGCTGGCGGCGCACCGCTCGCGGGCGGCGTTCACGGCGGGCGTCGGCCTGGACTACGAGTCCCTGCTGCGGTCCGAGCTCGGGGACGAGACGCTGAAGCGGTTCTCCGTCACCTTGACCGAAAAGGGGCTCGACCCGGACGACTACCTCCTCATCCCGGTCCACCCCTGGCAGTGGTGGAACAAACTCTCCGTGACCTTCGCGGCGGAGGTCGCCCAGCAGCATCTGGTGTGCCTGGGTGAGGGCGACGACGAGTATCTGGCCCAGCAGTCGATCCGGACGTTCTTCAACAAGAGCGCCCCCGAGAAGCACTATGTGAAGACCGCCCTGTCAGTCATCAACATGGGCTTCATGCGCGGCCTGTCCGCCGCATACATGGAGGCGACGCCGGCCATCAACGACTGGCTGGCCCAACTCGTCCAGAACGACCCGGTGTTGAAGTCCACCGGCCTGTCGGTCATCCGCGAGCGCGCGGCCGTCGGCTACCGGCACCTGGAGTACGAGGCCGCCACCGACCGCTACTCCCCGTACCGCAAGATGCTCGCCGCCCTGTGGCGCGAAAGCCCGGTCCCCTCACTCCGCGAGGGCGAGCGACTGGCCACCATGGCCTCCCTCGTCCACGTCGACCACGAGGGCGCGTCCTTCGCGGCGGCGCTGATCGAGCGCTCGGGCCTCGCGCCGGCGGAGTGGCTGCGCCGCTATCTGCACGCCTACCTCACGCCGCTGCTGCACAGCTTCTACGCGTACGACCTGGTGTTCATGCCCCACGGCGAGAACGTCATCCTCGTCCTTGAGGACGGCGTCGTACAGCGCGTGATCTACAAGGACATCGCCGAGGAGATCGCGGTGATGGACCCGGACGCGGTGCTGCCGCCGGTGGTCGAGCGGATCCGCGTCGAGGTGCCCGAGGACAAGAAGCTGCTGTCGATCCTCACGGACGTCTTCGACTGCTTCTTCCGCTTCCTGGCCGCGAACCTCGCCGACGAGGGCGTTATCGAGGAGGCGGACTTCTGGCGGACGGTCGCCGACTGCGTACGCGCATACCAAGCAGCCGCGCTTGAACTGGCCGACAAGTTCCGGCAGTACGACATGTTTGCGCCTGAGTTCGCGCTGTCCTGCCTGAACCGGCTGCAGTTGCGCAACAACGAGCAGATGGTCGACCTCGCCGATCCGGCGGGAGCACTCCAGCTCGTCGGCAACCTCAAGAACCCCATAGCCGGGCTGTAG
- a CDS encoding lysine N(6)-hydroxylase/L-ornithine N(5)-oxygenase family protein — translation MTALPESALPEFPVKTHDFIGIGLGPFNLGLACLTEPITELDGVFLETKPDFEWHSGMFLEGAHLQTPFMSDLVTLADPTSPYSFLNYLKSSGRLYAFYIRENFYPLRVEYDDYCRWAAGQLSSIRFNTTVTEVTYVDDVYVVRTEAGETYRARHLVLGTGTPPYIPEACQGLGGDFIHNSRYQQHKQELQAKKSITLVGSGQSAAEIYYDLLSEIDVHGYRLNWVTRSPRFFPLEYTKLTLEMTSPEYIDYFHALPERTRYRLQSEQKSLFKGIDGELINEIFDLLYQKNLGGPVPTRLLTNSALHSASYENGTYTLGLRQEEQEKDYELHSEGLILATGYKYAEPEFLKPVRDRILYDEHGNHDVARNYAIDTTGRGIFLQNAGVHTHSITSPDLGMGAYRNAYIIRELLGSEYYPVEKTIAFQEFAV, via the coding sequence TTGACCGCGCTTCCTGAATCCGCGCTTCCCGAATTCCCCGTGAAGACCCACGACTTCATCGGGATCGGCCTCGGCCCCTTCAACCTCGGCCTCGCCTGCCTCACCGAGCCGATCACCGAACTCGACGGCGTCTTCCTGGAGACCAAGCCGGACTTCGAGTGGCACTCCGGGATGTTCCTGGAGGGCGCGCACCTCCAGACGCCGTTCATGTCGGACCTGGTCACGCTGGCCGACCCGACGTCCCCGTACTCCTTCCTCAACTACCTGAAGTCCTCAGGGCGGTTGTACGCGTTCTACATCCGCGAGAACTTCTATCCGCTGCGCGTCGAGTACGACGACTACTGCCGCTGGGCCGCCGGGCAGCTCTCCAGCATCCGCTTCAACACGACGGTCACGGAGGTCACGTACGTCGATGACGTGTACGTCGTACGGACGGAAGCCGGCGAGACCTACCGCGCCCGCCACCTTGTCCTCGGCACCGGCACGCCGCCGTACATCCCCGAGGCCTGCCAGGGTCTCGGCGGGGACTTCATCCACAACTCCCGCTACCAGCAGCACAAGCAGGAGTTGCAGGCGAAGAAGTCGATCACGCTCGTCGGCAGTGGGCAGTCCGCCGCGGAGATCTACTACGACCTGCTGAGCGAGATCGACGTCCACGGCTACCGGCTGAACTGGGTCACGCGCTCGCCCCGCTTCTTCCCGCTCGAGTACACCAAGCTGACGCTGGAGATGACCTCCCCGGAGTACATCGACTACTTCCACGCGCTGCCGGAGCGGACCCGCTACCGGCTCCAGTCGGAGCAGAAGAGCCTGTTCAAGGGCATCGACGGTGAGCTGATCAACGAGATCTTCGATCTGCTCTACCAGAAGAACCTCGGCGGCCCGGTGCCTACCCGGCTGCTCACCAACTCCGCACTGCACAGTGCGAGTTATGAGAACGGCACGTACACCCTCGGCCTGCGTCAGGAGGAGCAGGAGAAGGACTACGAGCTGCACTCCGAGGGCCTGATCCTGGCGACCGGCTACAAGTACGCGGAGCCGGAGTTCCTGAAGCCCGTACGCGACCGCATCCTCTACGACGAGCACGGCAACCACGACGTGGCGCGCAACTACGCCATCGACACGACCGGGCGCGGCATCTTCCTGCAGAACGCGGGCGTCCACACGCACTCGATCACCTCGCCGGACCTCGGCATGGGCGCGTACCGCAATGCGTACATCATCCGCGAGCTGCTCGGCAGCGAGTACTACCCCGTCGAGAAGACCATCGCCTTCCAGGAGTTCGCCGTATGA